From a single Pseudophryne corroboree isolate aPseCor3 chromosome 6, aPseCor3.hap2, whole genome shotgun sequence genomic region:
- the NEFM gene encoding neurofilament medium polypeptide yields MSYSLDTLGSPSYRRMAEIRSSYSRTSSSPSSGFRSQSWSRSSPSTVSSSYKRSNLTIPRGFSSSDSLDVSQSAGYNGDLKQVRSSEKEQLQGLNDRFAGYIEKVHYLEQQNKEIEAEIQALRQKQSGYSQLGDIYEQDLRELRSNLEQVHHEKAQILLDSEHLEEDLQRLKDRYEDEARIRDETEATIRSMKKDIDDTSLIKVELDKKVQSLQEEIAFLNNNHEEEVGELLAQIQASHITVERKDFQKTDLASALREIRSQLEGHSNSNMIQTEEVFKNRYAQLTEAAEQNKEAIRSAKDEIAEYRRQLNSKSVELESVRGTKESLERQLNDIEERHNLDLTSYQETIQQLDNELRGTKWEMSRHLREYQDLLNVKMALDIEIAAYRKLLEGEETRFSTFSGMSTGPSASHRQAPITISSTRVQQSRAEPPRVKVQHKFVEEIIEETKVEDERSDMEAALAAMAEEFASGLMNGDEQEGDEGEEENEEEVEEEEEGEGEVEEEIVAAVESTVQAAAPGVEDEEKEEEAEEGEKGDEEAEEEEEGDEEEVKAEEVVEEEVQEEEGEEGENAEEVVEQDEAEVQAEEGDAQEGEAEVEEKTEEDEVEKGEDEVEKEGEEAEEEVKTEEEGGEEEGGEKEGEEEEGGEEEGGVEEGGEEDAVEEVGKEEGEKEEGDTEQEAEGAEEETADETQEDEVIEEPIVETKIVRVKAAVQEATEEEKTEKETEEEKEGGDDEEVEKGEETEEIAGEEEEQKEAAESSEEKAETDEEKEKEEGEEGDAKAEEEAGGDDDKTEIEEKKAETPEEKSVEETITVSKVASVGTEKEETKEEEQSSPRDDGKEDIAVNGDVEEETEDSKDKDLVTNGLDDSPSEDKDSSKSQQTVVITKKIETTTSEGEDGTKYITKSVTVTQKVEEQEETIQEKVVSTKKVEKVTSHAVVKEVTEDK; encoded by the exons ATGAGCTACTCTCTGGACACATTAGGTAGCCCCTCTTATAGGAGGATGGCAGAGATCAGGTCCAGCTACAGCCGGACCAGCAGTTCCCCGTCCAGCGGGTTCAGATCTCAGAGCTGGTCCCGCAGCTCTCCTAGCACCGTATCCTCCTCCTATAAGAGGAGCAACCTGACCATTCCCAGAGGTTTCAGCTCCAGTGACAGTTTGGATGTCAGTCAGTCCGCTGGGTACAATGGGGATCTCAAGCAAGTGCGCTCCAGCGAGAAGGAGCAGTTACAGGGACTCAACGATCGTTTCGCTGGGTACATTGAGAAGGTCCACTACCTGGAGCAGCAGAACAAGGAGATTGAGGCAGAGATCCAGGCCCTGAGGCAAAAGCAAAGCGGGTACAGCCAACTGGGTGACATCTATGAGCAGGACCTGAGAGAGTTGCGCTCCAACTTGGAGCAAGTCCACCACGAAAAGGCGCAGATTCTCTTGGACTCTGAACACCTGGAAGAAGACCTCCAGCGACTGAAGGACAGGTACGAGGACGAGGCTCGAATTAGGGACGAAACGGAGGCTACCATTAGGTCCATGAAGAAGGACATAGATGACACGTCCTTAATAAAGGTGGAGTTGGACAAGAAGGTGCAGTCCCTGCAGGAAGAGATAGCCTTCCTCAACAACAACCATGAAGAAGAAGTAGGCGAGCTGCTGGCTCAGATCCAGGCCTCACACATCACGGTGGAAAGGAAAGATTTCCAGAAGACAGACCTGGCTTCTGCCCTGAGGGAAATCCGCTCCCAGCTGGAGGGGCACTCTAACAGTAACATGATACAGACAGAGGAAGTCTTTAAAAACAGATATGCCCAACTCACCGAGGCAGCGGAGCAGAACAAGGAGGCTATTAGGTCGGCCAAGGATGAGATAGCGGAGTACAGGAGGCAACTAAACAGCAAGAGCGTGGAGCTGGAGTCTGTCCGGGGCACCAAAGAGTCGCTGGAAAGGCAGCTGAACGATATAGAGGAGAGACACAACCTCGACTTGACCAGTTACCAG GAAACCATCCAGCAGCTCGACAATGAGTTAAGAGGAACAAAATGGGAGATGTCCCGCCACCTGAGAGAATACCAGGATCTTCTCAATGTCAAGATGGCTCTGGATATAGAAATCGCTGCATACAG gaaacttcttgaggGTGAAGAAACACGATTCAGCACATTCTCTGGCATGTCAACAGGTccttcagcatcacacagacaggcACCTATCACAATTAGCTCCACCCGAGTACAGCAATCACGAGCAGAGCCTCCTAGAGTTAAAGTGCAACACAAGTTTGTGGAGGAGATCATTGAGGAGACCAAAGTTGAAGATGAAAGGTCAGACATGGAAGCTGCATTGGCTGCTATGGCAGAAGAGTTTGCGTCAGGCCTTATGAATGGAGACGAACAGGAGGGAGATGAAGGAGAGGAGgaaaatgaggaggaggtggaggaggaggaggagggagagggtgaGGTCGAAGAGGAGATTGTAGCAGCTGTAGAATCTACTGTACAGGCAGCAGCACCTGGGGTAGAAGATGAGGAAAAAGAGGAAGAGGCAGAAGAAGGAGAGAAAGGAGATGAAGAggcagaagaggaagaggaaggtgATGAAGAGGAAGTTAAAGCAGAGGAAGTGGTAGAAGAGGAGGtgcaggaagaggaaggggaagagggagAGAATGCAGAAGAGGTTGTAGAACAGGATGAAGCTGAAGTACAAGCAGAGGAAGGAGATGCACAGGAAGGAGAAGCAGAGGTGGAGGAAAAGACAGAAGAAGATGAGGTAGAAAAGGGAGAAGATGAGGTAGAAAAGGAAGGAGAGGAAGCAGAAGAAGAAGTAAAAACAGAGGAAGAAGGTGGGGAAGAAGAAGGTGGGGAGAAAGAAGGTGAGGAAGAAGAAGGTGGGGAAGAAGAAGGTGGGGTAGAAGAAGGTGGGGAGGAAGATGCAGTAGAAGAAGTGGGAAAAGAAGAAGGGGAGAAAGAGGAGGGAGATACTGAACAGGAAGCAGAAGGTGCAGAGGAAGAGACAGCTGATGAAACACAAGAAGATGAAGTAATTGAAGAGCCTATTGTGGAGACCAAGATTGTACGGGTAAAGGCAGCAGTGCAGGAAGCAACAGAAGAGGAAAAGACTGAGAAGGAAACTGAGGAAGAGAAAGAGGGTGGAGATGATGAGGAGGTAGAGAAGGGAGAGGAAACAGAGGAAATAGCAGGAGAAGAGGAAGAACAGAAAGAGGCAGCTGAAAGTTCAGAAGAGAAAGCAGAAACAGATGAGGAAAaagagaaggaagagggagaggaaggagatgcCAAAGCTGAGGAGGAAGCTGGAGGTGATGATGACAAAACTGAAATAGAGGAGAAGAAAGCAGAGACCCCAGAAGAGAAAAGTGTGGAGGAGACCATCACTGTATCGAAAGTAGCATCTGTAGGGACAGAGAAAGAAGAAACAAAAGAAGAAGAACAAAGCAGTCCTAGGGATGATGGGAAAGAAGACATAGCAGTAAATGGAGATGTAGAGGAGGAAACAGAGGATAGCAAAGACAAAGACTTAGTTACTAATGGGCTAGATGACAGCCCCTCAGAAGATAAGGACAGCTCTAAGAGCCAGCAAACTGTTGTTATCACCAAAAAGATTGAGACCACAACCAGTGAGGGTGAGGATGGTACCAAATATATCACTAAGTCAGTGACAGTTACCCAAAAAGTAGAGGAACAGGAAGAAACCATCCAGGAGAAAGTGGTATCTACAAAGAAGGTGGAGAAAGTCACATCACATGCAGTGGTCAAGGAAGTCACTGAAGATAAGTGA